The following are from one region of the Dreissena polymorpha isolate Duluth1 chromosome 2, UMN_Dpol_1.0, whole genome shotgun sequence genome:
- the LOC127868045 gene encoding uncharacterized protein LOC127868045 encodes MATSVDSVHKSSDSVKDYLCGSCESKHIEVSAAIFCETCLKYFCEECLHHHDHIFVNHLKYGRGETNKWPLTKTMEDLLMKCEVHNNKKLKMFCQDHSQLCCSDCVLLNHRQCTNLTPISESVKMMSVDLKQLSNKIQTILDEINKLKRAQEDNMQSVEGSYSEKLEEIRDLRKKLNAALDELEKTTLKELDEIRTTLQISLKKDVDNCSRLKDELQQLSEAVQGLCNKSKKEMEFIASRKCLDKIHESETYLRENPVNVKSSLIFQANTDIELYLSQLSSLGWIVDSMQSLTLKMNPDKVMTVKRKFEYNVKIPSDINQTCIIGICSLPSGYVIVTDYNNKNVKLLDKSYNVSGHCDVSGPPCDICLITSCEVAVTIGGTCVQFISVSNGQLVNGRKLQLQHNAVGIAHHQGALYITSRTALYHYTLTGTLVKKIYEDAGGAVTVFKCALSPDGERIFVTNFTNHKLLTLAKDGALLSTFTDSDLQKPHGLHVTPGGQVLVCAWTSNTVIQVDHEGRKKLATLASNKDAVRGPLSVCRPLSVCYNTNTDQIIVGQENNNKIIVMELK; translated from the exons ATGGCAACTTCTGTAGATTCAGTTCATAAATCTTCAGATTCAGTGAAGGACTATTTGTGTGGCTCTTGCGAAAGTAAACATATAGAAGTAAGTGCTGCAATTTTTTGTGAAACATGTTTGAAGTATTTTTGTGAAGAATGccttcatcatcatgatcatataTTTGTAAACCATTTGAAATATGGAAGAGGGGAAACGAACAAATGGCCTTTAACAAAGACAATGGAGGATTTGCTTATGAAATGTGAGGTTCACAACAACAAGAAACTGAAAATGTTCTGccaggaccacagtcagctgtgctgctctgattGTGTTTTACTGAATCATAG ACAGTGTACCAATTTGACTCCAATTTCTGAATCAGTAAAAATGATGTCAGTGGACTTGAAgcagttgtcaaacaaaattcaaacaattcttgatgaaataaataagttaaagagAGCACAAGAGGACAACATGCAGTCAGTGGAGGGATCATACAGTGAAAAACTGGAAGAAATCAGAGACCTGCGTAAGAAATTAAATGCTGCTTTGGATGAACTAGAAAAAACTACTttgaaagaattggatgaaattAGGACCACATTGCAAATCTCTCTTAAGAAAGATGTTGACAACTGCAGCAGACTGAAGGATGAACTCCAACAACTCAGTGAAGCTGTACAGGGCCTTTGTAATAAGAGCAAGAAAGAAATGGAGTTCATAGCCAGCAGGAAATGTCTGGACAAAATACACGAGTCTGAGACGTATCTAAGAGAGAACCCTGTTAATGTTAAGAGTTCACTGATATTCCAGGCAAACACTGACATTGAGCTGTACCTGTCTCAACTGTCTAGTCTAGGGTGGATTGTAGACAGTATGCAGTCTCTCACACTCAAAATGAATCCTGATAAGGTGATGACTGTGAAGAGGAAGTTCGAGTATAATGTGAAAATACCAAGTGACATAAATCAGACTTGTATCATAGGCATTTGCAGCCTGCCTAGTGGTTATGTCATTGTTACAGATTACAATAATAAGAATGTGAAACTGTTGGACAAAAGTTACAATGTGTCCGGTCACTGTGATGTGTCTGGTCCTCCATGTGACATTTGCCTAATCACATCTTGTGAGGTGGCTGTGACTATTGGTGGTACATGTGTGCAGTTCATATCTGTGAGCAATGGGCAGCTGGTGAATGGGAGGAAATTACAGTTACAACATAATGCTGTTGGCATTGCTCACCATCAGGGAGCATTGTATATCACTAGTCGCACTGCTCTCTACCACTACACACTGACTGGGACACTTGTGAAAAAGATTTATGAGGATGCAGGAGGTGCAGTAACAG tGTTCAAATGTGCACTAAGTCCTGATGGTGAACGGATCTTTGTCACTAACTTTACAAACCACAAGCTCCTCACACTGGCCAAAGATGGAGCCCTTCTGTCGACCTTCACTGACTCTGATCTACAGAAGCCACATGGTCTACATGTAACACCTGGTGGACAAGTTCTTGTTTGCGCATGGACCTCCAATACTGTGATACAGGTGGATCATGAGGGAAGAAAGAAGCTGGCGACTCTTGCTTCAAATAAAGATGCAGTGAGAGGACCATTGTCTGTCTGCAGACCATTGTCTGTCTGCTACAATACCAACACTGACCAGATCATTGTGGGAcaagaaaataacaacaaaatcattGTTATGGAATTGAAATAG